From Rubrivirga sp. SAORIC476, a single genomic window includes:
- the metG gene encoding methionine--tRNA ligase — MSRPLLVTSALPYANGPLHLGHLAGAYLPADLFVRYQRLAGRDVVWVCGSDEHGAAIEIRARREGVTPQSIVDRYHAELKSAFDGFGIAFDTYGRTSSAMHRTTSQDLFRSIEAADGFVRKTTTQLYDPEAGLFLADRFVQGTCPVCGYPDAYGDQCENCGSTLSPDDLIEPRSALSGATPETRETTHWYLPLGDLQPQLEAWIGTRENWKPNVLGQVKSWFQAGLADRSMTRDLDWGIPVPPEVDGETEGKVLYVWFDAPIGYLSATKEWAEAEGDAELWRRYWQVHPDGTEPELVHFIGKDNIVFHCLTFPAILMTANAAQPTLPQFTLPTQVPANEFLNLEGRKLSTSRGWAVWAAEALDAFDADLLRYALAVGLPETKDADFTWSDFQNRVNGELADVVGNFANRALTFAARFCDGQVPALVDPTEADRAMLDALAAAPAAIGEAYTAYRLREAVALTVDLARKGNQYLQETEPWKTRKTDEQAMRNSVHVALQVTAGLSILLDPVVPGIAARLREMLALTGVRSSTGAGTDGLGWADAGTALLDTGHPIGEPGILVAKVEDEAVEAQRQLLADRSAAAEPSDLATETDEPAAPYTALSDEITFDQFTPLDLRVGRIVAADLHPKADKLLRFDVDLGFETRQILSGVREWFSPDELVGTQVVVVANLAPRTIRGLESNGMILFAEDRDGALKPVVPHGEPGAVVR, encoded by the coding sequence ATGTCCCGCCCGCTCCTCGTCACCTCCGCGCTGCCGTACGCCAACGGCCCGCTCCACCTCGGCCACCTCGCCGGCGCGTACCTCCCGGCCGACCTGTTCGTCCGCTACCAACGGCTCGCCGGGCGCGACGTGGTCTGGGTGTGCGGCTCCGACGAGCACGGCGCCGCCATCGAGATCCGCGCCCGCCGCGAGGGCGTGACCCCGCAGTCCATCGTGGACCGCTACCACGCCGAGCTCAAGAGCGCCTTCGACGGCTTCGGCATCGCCTTCGACACGTACGGCCGCACGTCGTCGGCCATGCACCGGACGACGAGCCAGGACCTGTTCCGCAGCATTGAGGCCGCCGACGGGTTCGTCCGCAAGACGACCACCCAACTCTACGACCCCGAGGCGGGGCTCTTCCTGGCCGACCGCTTCGTGCAGGGCACCTGCCCCGTCTGCGGCTACCCGGACGCCTACGGCGACCAGTGCGAGAACTGCGGCTCCACGCTCTCGCCCGACGACCTGATCGAGCCTCGAAGCGCGCTCTCCGGCGCGACCCCCGAGACGCGGGAGACGACGCACTGGTACCTGCCCCTCGGCGACCTCCAGCCCCAACTGGAGGCCTGGATCGGCACGCGCGAGAACTGGAAGCCCAACGTCCTCGGCCAAGTCAAGAGCTGGTTCCAGGCCGGGTTGGCCGACCGCTCGATGACGCGCGACCTCGACTGGGGCATCCCCGTGCCGCCCGAGGTCGACGGCGAAACGGAGGGCAAGGTGCTCTACGTCTGGTTCGACGCGCCCATCGGCTACCTCTCGGCCACTAAGGAGTGGGCCGAAGCCGAGGGCGACGCCGAGCTGTGGCGCCGGTACTGGCAGGTGCACCCCGATGGCACCGAGCCCGAACTGGTCCACTTCATCGGCAAGGACAACATCGTCTTCCACTGCCTGACGTTCCCGGCCATTCTGATGACCGCCAACGCCGCGCAGCCGACGCTTCCGCAGTTCACGCTGCCCACCCAGGTCCCAGCCAACGAGTTCTTGAACCTCGAAGGGCGCAAGCTCTCCACGTCGCGCGGCTGGGCCGTCTGGGCCGCCGAGGCGCTCGACGCCTTCGACGCCGACCTGCTGCGCTACGCCTTGGCCGTCGGCCTGCCGGAGACCAAGGACGCCGACTTCACGTGGTCGGACTTCCAGAACCGCGTCAACGGCGAGCTGGCCGACGTGGTCGGCAACTTCGCCAATCGCGCGCTCACCTTCGCCGCTCGCTTCTGCGACGGCCAGGTCCCCGCCCTCGTCGACCCCACCGAGGCGGACCGGGCCATGCTGGACGCGCTCGCCGCCGCGCCCGCCGCCATCGGCGAGGCGTACACGGCGTATCGGCTCCGCGAGGCCGTCGCCCTCACCGTCGACCTCGCCCGCAAGGGCAACCAGTACCTCCAGGAGACCGAGCCCTGGAAGACGCGCAAGACGGACGAGCAGGCCATGCGCAACTCGGTCCACGTCGCCCTCCAGGTGACCGCCGGGCTGTCCATCCTCCTCGACCCGGTCGTCCCGGGCATCGCCGCTCGCCTGCGCGAGATGCTGGCCCTCACCGGCGTCCGCTCCTCGACCGGCGCAGGCACCGACGGCCTCGGCTGGGCCGACGCCGGGACCGCGCTCCTCGACACCGGCCACCCCATCGGCGAGCCCGGCATCCTGGTCGCCAAGGTGGAGGACGAGGCCGTCGAGGCCCAGCGCCAGCTCCTGGCCGACCGCTCCGCCGCCGCCGAGCCCTCCGACCTCGCGACTGAGACGGACGAGCCCGCTGCTCCCTACACGGCGCTCTCGGACGAGATCACGTTCGACCAGTTCACCCCGCTGGACCTCCGCGTCGGGCGGATCGTCGCCGCGGACCTCCACCCCAAGGCCGACAAGCTCCTCCGCTTCGACGTGGACCTGGGCTTCGAGACGCGCCAGATCCTGTCGGGCGTCCGCGAGTGGTTCTCACCGGACGAGCTGGTGGGCACGCAGGTCGTCGTCGTCGCCAACCTCGCGCCGCGCACCATCCGTGGGCTGGAGAGCAACGGCATGATCCTCTTCGCCGAGGACCGCGACGGGGCCCTGAAGCCGGTCGTCCCCCACGGTGAGCCCGGCGCGGTGGTGCGGTAG
- a CDS encoding DUF3047 domain-containing protein — protein sequence MSRSRLLSLSALVFALGLTAFAPSDYVVAAFSNMRPGGTVNGWEAMSLGDAPRSQYALVRDGSSTVIRAEANRSASGLIRRFDLDPNRFPIMTWRWKAENVISGGNIRSRGGDDYPARIYITFDYDPSDLSFGDRVKYRALRALGYDDIPVRALSYVWANRSSETQIVPNAYTDWVQMVPVRSGSSGLGTWQTERRDIVRDYRAAFGEDPPAISGVAIMTDADNTGGSATAYFGDIRLGTR from the coding sequence ATGTCTCGCTCCCGTCTTCTCTCACTCAGCGCGCTGGTCTTCGCCCTGGGGCTAACCGCGTTCGCACCGTCCGACTACGTCGTCGCGGCGTTCTCCAACATGCGCCCCGGCGGCACCGTCAACGGGTGGGAAGCGATGAGCCTCGGCGACGCGCCACGGAGCCAGTACGCGCTGGTCCGCGACGGCAGCTCGACCGTCATCCGTGCGGAGGCCAACCGGTCCGCCTCGGGCCTCATCCGGCGCTTCGACCTCGACCCGAACCGCTTTCCCATCATGACGTGGCGATGGAAGGCCGAGAATGTGATCTCGGGGGGCAACATCCGCAGCCGCGGCGGCGACGACTACCCGGCCCGCATCTACATCACGTTCGACTACGACCCGTCGGATCTGTCCTTCGGGGACCGGGTGAAGTACCGCGCCCTGCGCGCCCTTGGCTACGACGACATCCCGGTCCGCGCGCTCAGCTACGTCTGGGCGAACCGGTCCAGCGAGACCCAGATCGTACCGAACGCCTACACGGACTGGGTCCAGATGGTGCCGGTCCGCAGCGGGTCGAGCGGCCTGGGCACGTGGCAGACCGAGCGCCGCGACATCGTGCGCGACTACCGGGCGGCCTTCGGCGAGGACCCGCCGGCCATCTCGGGCGTCGCCATCATGACGGATGCCGACAACACCGGTGGCTCGGCGACTGCCTACTTCGGGGACATTCGACTCGGCACGCGGTAA
- a CDS encoding endonuclease/exonuclease/phosphatase family protein, whose protein sequence is MPVSVFRIVLIALAGLIVVATALSLVRTDAWWVRMFDFPRMQLTVAAIVVVALYVGSNLWLGDPSWWEWGLFAALAVAVGVQGTQMVPYTSIYPEQTVRANPADAAPDRRLRLVVSNVLMENRDRDRWLEVVREADPDIIAAVETDAWWVETSRELADAYPHAVEVPQDDTYGMLLRSKLPLDRTEVRHLVEDTVPSLLLTVRLRSGEPVTVILLHPRPPRPDIQQDATLRDAELVLAGREAAEEKGPIVVAGDLNDVAWSHTTRLFQRLSGLLDPRIGRGTFSTFHAEHWWLRYPLDHVFHSDHFALVELRRLDPVGSDHFPMLIELELDPSVVPLQEAPETEADDVEEGADMVDEAEEMKAEETPEERREREEEDQ, encoded by the coding sequence GTGCCTGTGTCTGTCTTTCGGATCGTCCTGATCGCCCTCGCCGGGCTCATCGTCGTCGCGACGGCGCTCTCCCTCGTGCGAACGGACGCGTGGTGGGTCCGCATGTTCGACTTCCCGCGGATGCAACTGACGGTGGCGGCCATCGTCGTCGTGGCGCTCTACGTGGGCTCCAACCTCTGGCTCGGCGACCCCTCGTGGTGGGAGTGGGGCCTGTTCGCGGCGCTCGCGGTGGCCGTGGGCGTGCAGGGGACGCAGATGGTGCCGTACACGTCGATCTACCCCGAGCAGACCGTCCGCGCCAACCCGGCGGACGCCGCGCCGGACCGGCGTCTCCGGCTGGTGGTCTCGAACGTGCTGATGGAAAACCGCGACCGGGACCGCTGGCTCGAGGTCGTCCGCGAGGCCGACCCTGACATCATCGCCGCCGTCGAGACCGATGCCTGGTGGGTCGAGACCTCCCGAGAGCTGGCGGACGCCTACCCGCACGCCGTCGAGGTCCCGCAGGACGACACCTACGGGATGCTGCTCCGATCCAAGCTGCCCCTCGACCGGACCGAGGTGCGACACCTCGTCGAAGACACGGTGCCGAGTCTCCTTCTAACGGTGCGCCTGCGCTCCGGCGAGCCGGTGACGGTGATCCTGCTCCATCCGCGCCCTCCGCGCCCGGACATCCAGCAGGACGCGACGCTGCGCGACGCCGAACTGGTCCTCGCCGGACGCGAGGCGGCCGAGGAGAAGGGGCCGATCGTCGTCGCGGGCGACCTCAACGATGTCGCGTGGAGCCACACGACGCGCCTCTTCCAGCGCCTCTCCGGCCTCCTCGACCCGCGCATCGGCCGGGGCACGTTCTCGACGTTCCACGCCGAGCACTGGTGGCTGCGCTACCCGCTCGACCACGTCTTCCACTCGGACCACTTCGCGCTCGTCGAACTCCGCCGCCTCGACCCGGTCGGCAGCGACCACTTCCCGATGCTGATCGAGCTGGAACTCGACCCGTCGGTGGTGCCCCTTCAGGAGGCGCCGGAGACGGAAGCGGACGACGTGGAAGAGGGCGCCGACATGGTCGACGAGGCCGAGGAGATGAAAGCCGAGGAGACGCCCGAGGAACGCCGCGAGCGGGAGGAGGAGGACCAGTAA
- a CDS encoding beta-1,3-glucanase family protein has product MSLTINNLPTSGAPSDQVYVCLLGNDPSAPDTSFGYLDFATGQAVFSDKTSWAMDSATMATTLDQITFPLAVPDINSGRIYFSVGAPFPAFPASGPTASKDNATLFDKIEFDSGSNPNINGTSVDFYGISYVISGTDVNDGAVQYGFDKSRSEIIGALTSIPASTPTTQESGNTGIFAQTVVEGAAAKAGPPILRVLAPKTMGLSDWGANEKEFVFWATACSHFLDAYVTQHCFRPNRAFSFYDKTYTPAGPNTTYYGTTDADGTLSLWTDAAHTQPYTPVPTLAPPCAPWPLPSMKPPPPHVPSNYHNVNGTQDEIDWGFLLLGNSVGTGAADHWGNDPLCMAIMVSICRGVMHLDDGTTSWVDASQYYQGAGVPTSDTDAPLPPVSTKNLPIFYYASVLHEKGLDGKAYVLSYDDVYGSNPSIFFAGHPDVTIDLHGLDTVMA; this is encoded by the coding sequence ATGTCCCTCACGATCAACAACCTGCCGACCTCGGGCGCACCGAGCGATCAGGTGTACGTCTGCCTCCTGGGCAACGACCCGTCGGCCCCGGACACCTCGTTCGGCTACCTCGACTTCGCCACGGGACAGGCCGTGTTCTCCGACAAGACCAGTTGGGCGATGGACTCGGCGACGATGGCGACCACGCTCGACCAGATCACCTTCCCCCTAGCGGTGCCGGACATCAACAGCGGGCGGATCTACTTCTCCGTCGGGGCCCCCTTCCCGGCGTTCCCAGCGTCTGGCCCGACGGCGAGCAAGGACAACGCGACGCTGTTCGACAAGATCGAGTTCGACAGCGGCTCCAACCCCAACATCAACGGGACGAGCGTCGACTTCTACGGCATCTCGTACGTGATCTCGGGGACGGACGTGAACGACGGCGCGGTGCAGTACGGGTTCGACAAGAGCCGGTCAGAGATCATCGGGGCGCTGACGAGCATTCCGGCCTCGACGCCCACGACGCAGGAGAGCGGCAACACGGGCATCTTCGCACAGACGGTGGTCGAGGGCGCGGCAGCGAAGGCGGGACCCCCCATCCTGCGCGTGCTCGCTCCCAAGACGATGGGTCTCAGCGACTGGGGGGCGAACGAGAAGGAGTTCGTCTTCTGGGCGACCGCCTGCTCGCACTTCCTGGACGCCTACGTCACCCAGCACTGTTTCCGCCCGAACCGGGCGTTCAGCTTCTACGACAAGACGTACACGCCGGCCGGCCCCAACACGACGTACTACGGCACCACCGACGCGGACGGCACGCTGTCGCTATGGACGGATGCGGCGCACACCCAGCCGTACACGCCCGTCCCGACGCTGGCGCCACCCTGCGCCCCGTGGCCGCTTCCGAGCATGAAGCCACCCCCGCCGCACGTGCCGTCCAACTACCACAACGTGAACGGAACGCAGGACGAGATCGACTGGGGCTTCCTGTTGTTGGGCAACAGCGTCGGCACGGGGGCGGCAGACCACTGGGGCAACGACCCGCTGTGCATGGCCATCATGGTGTCGATCTGCCGCGGCGTGATGCACCTCGACGACGGGACGACCTCGTGGGTGGACGCGTCGCAGTACTACCAGGGCGCCGGCGTGCCGACCTCGGACACGGACGCTCCGTTGCCGCCGGTCAGCACGAAAAACCTGCCCATCTTCTACTACGCGTCCGTGCTCCACGAGAAGGGCCTCGATGGCAAGGCCTACGTCCTCTCGTACGACGACGTGTACGGCAGCAACCCGTCGATCTTCTTCGCAGGCCACCCCGACGTGACGATCGACCTGCACGGCCTCGACACCGTGATGGCCTGA
- the dprA gene encoding DNA-processing protein DprA, whose translation MADLFARDPSAPLAPPDEAERRALVALSLVPGVGPGRVRALLAAFGSARATMAASTSRLVRVNGVGRQTAEAIRAWDDASAVDAQFQRAEAVGARLVAVADPDYPALLREIYDPPSHLWVLGRLTEADALAVAVVGTRRASDYGRRVAGAFARDLAAAGVTVVSGLAYGVDIAAHRAALDAGGRTVAVLGSGVDRIYPHRHSADVRRILDEDAGAVVSEFPLGAAPDAVNFPRRNRIVSGMSRGVVVAEAHESGGALLTAGIAVEQNREVFAVPASVFAEAQGTHRQIQRGTAALATSAADVLDVLAPQWERGAAARPATPAEPEPPLNRVEQRLVDALAPEPRPLDAICAAANLDTSTALVYLLQLEFRGLVRQLQGKQFARA comes from the coding sequence ATGGCCGACCTTTTCGCTCGGGACCCCTCCGCACCGCTCGCGCCGCCCGACGAGGCCGAGCGGCGTGCGCTGGTTGCGCTGTCGCTCGTGCCGGGCGTCGGGCCGGGGCGTGTGCGGGCGCTGCTGGCGGCGTTCGGCAGCGCACGGGCCACGATGGCAGCCTCGACGTCTCGGCTCGTGCGCGTGAACGGCGTGGGGCGGCAGACCGCCGAGGCGATCCGCGCCTGGGACGACGCGTCCGCCGTCGACGCCCAGTTCCAGCGCGCCGAGGCGGTCGGGGCCCGGCTCGTGGCCGTGGCCGACCCCGACTACCCGGCTCTGCTCCGCGAGATCTACGACCCGCCGTCCCACCTCTGGGTCCTCGGGCGCCTCACCGAGGCGGACGCGCTCGCGGTCGCCGTGGTGGGCACGCGCCGCGCCAGCGACTACGGGCGGCGGGTTGCCGGGGCCTTCGCACGCGACCTCGCCGCCGCGGGCGTCACCGTCGTCAGCGGACTCGCCTACGGCGTCGACATCGCGGCGCACCGGGCCGCGCTCGACGCGGGGGGGCGGACGGTCGCGGTGCTCGGCTCGGGTGTCGACCGCATCTACCCGCACCGCCACAGTGCCGATGTGCGCCGGATCCTGGACGAGGACGCGGGGGCCGTCGTGTCCGAGTTTCCGCTCGGCGCCGCACCGGACGCCGTCAACTTCCCGCGGCGCAACCGGATCGTGTCCGGCATGAGCCGAGGCGTGGTGGTCGCTGAGGCCCACGAGTCGGGCGGAGCGCTGCTGACGGCCGGGATCGCCGTCGAGCAGAACCGGGAGGTATTCGCCGTGCCCGCCTCGGTGTTCGCGGAGGCGCAGGGGACGCACCGGCAGATCCAGCGCGGGACGGCCGCCCTCGCCACCTCCGCCGCCGACGTGCTGGATGTGCTGGCGCCGCAGTGGGAGAGGGGGGCGGCCGCTCGGCCCGCGACGCCCGCCGAGCCCGAGCCGCCCCTCAACCGGGTCGAGCAGCGGCTCGTGGACGCCCTCGCCCCGGAGCCGCGCCCGCTGGACGCCATCTGCGCGGCGGCCAACCTCGACACCTCGACGGCGCTCGTGTACCTGCTCCAGCTGGAGTTCCGAGGGCTCGTCCGGCAACTCCAGGGCAAGCAGTTCGCCCGCGCCTGA
- a CDS encoding DUF6252 family protein, giving the protein MRLALCLLLLVALPACDSVSDAVDNAACQATGYADGGTVRATVGSDRFSGTCIRVDTEQGTLTIVGADNVVSQNNQEVITLVLPSSEARTYTLGSDAATAVYVARTEDPNDQDDETYAAVSGTLTVESASATAARGTFAFTGRTVGGTEVTVSGGRFDVTF; this is encoded by the coding sequence ATGCGCCTCGCCCTCTGCCTTCTCCTTCTTGTCGCTCTCCCGGCCTGCGACTCCGTCAGCGACGCCGTCGACAACGCGGCGTGCCAGGCGACGGGCTACGCCGACGGTGGAACCGTTCGCGCGACGGTCGGCAGCGACAGGTTCTCGGGGACCTGCATCCGCGTCGACACCGAGCAGGGGACGCTCACCATCGTCGGGGCGGACAACGTGGTCTCGCAGAACAACCAGGAGGTGATCACGCTCGTGCTGCCCTCGTCCGAGGCCCGCACCTACACGCTGGGCTCCGACGCGGCGACGGCCGTCTACGTGGCACGCACCGAGGACCCCAACGACCAGGACGACGAGACGTACGCGGCGGTCAGCGGGACCCTCACGGTCGAGTCGGCCTCGGCGACGGCGGCGCGGGGCACGTTCGCGTTCACCGGGCGGACGGTCGGCGGCACCGAGGTGACGGTCAGCGGCGGGCGCTTCGACGTGACGTTCTAG
- a CDS encoding Glu/Leu/Phe/Val dehydrogenase translates to MSHIPKVPAYEIATVNFQRAADLIDLSPEWRTLIRTPFREMKVEVPLYREDGSFTTFSGYRIQHNGARGPFKGGIRFSSLVDEQEVKALAETMTYKTALVDIPFGGGKGGVNVDPPQLTERELEHVTRRYISRIHLILGPNRDVPAPDMGTNAQTMAWIVDQYGRQHGYNPAVVTGKPLELGGSQGRAQATGRGVMLTTLAAAKDHLGMAPEDLRVVVQGFGNVGMNAALLLAERGATIVAISDHTGGYHRTEGIDLDAAVAHVQREGGDRTLRGFTGGDAVGADDFMGLDCDVLIPAAIEAAIHSDNVESVQARLIVEGANLPVTPKADQRLAERGVIIVPDILANAGGVIVSYFEWSQNFQQYRWSVEDVNERLERILIKAYHDTAEKQAVLGCTMREAAFALAIGRVQTAEKLRGAL, encoded by the coding sequence ATGTCTCACATCCCCAAGGTCCCGGCGTACGAGATCGCGACCGTCAACTTCCAGCGCGCCGCCGACCTGATCGACCTGTCCCCCGAGTGGCGGACGCTCATCCGGACTCCGTTCCGCGAGATGAAGGTCGAGGTGCCGCTCTACCGCGAGGACGGCTCGTTTACGACGTTCAGCGGCTACCGCATCCAGCACAACGGGGCACGCGGACCCTTCAAGGGTGGCATCCGCTTCTCGTCGTTAGTGGACGAGCAGGAGGTCAAGGCGCTCGCCGAGACGATGACTTACAAGACGGCCCTCGTCGACATCCCGTTCGGCGGCGGCAAGGGCGGCGTGAACGTGGACCCGCCGCAGCTCACCGAGCGCGAGCTGGAGCACGTCACGCGGCGCTACATCAGCCGCATCCACCTGATCCTCGGTCCCAACCGCGACGTGCCCGCGCCCGACATGGGCACCAACGCCCAGACGATGGCGTGGATCGTGGACCAGTACGGCCGCCAGCACGGCTACAACCCGGCCGTGGTGACCGGCAAGCCGCTCGAACTCGGGGGCAGCCAGGGCCGCGCGCAGGCGACCGGCCGCGGCGTCATGCTGACGACTCTCGCTGCCGCCAAGGACCACCTCGGGATGGCGCCCGAGGATCTGCGGGTCGTGGTACAGGGCTTCGGCAACGTGGGGATGAACGCGGCGCTGCTGCTCGCCGAGCGCGGCGCGACCATCGTCGCGATCAGCGACCACACCGGCGGCTACCACCGCACCGAAGGCATCGACCTGGACGCCGCCGTGGCCCACGTCCAGCGCGAGGGCGGCGACCGGACCCTCCGCGGCTTCACCGGCGGCGACGCCGTCGGCGCAGACGATTTCATGGGCCTCGACTGCGACGTGCTCATCCCGGCGGCCATCGAGGCGGCCATCCACTCCGACAACGTGGAGTCGGTCCAGGCCCGGCTCATCGTGGAGGGCGCCAACCTGCCCGTCACGCCCAAGGCCGACCAGCGCCTCGCCGAGCGTGGCGTCATCATCGTGCCGGACATCCTGGCCAACGCGGGCGGCGTGATCGTGAGCTACTTCGAGTGGAGCCAGAACTTCCAGCAGTACCGCTGGAGCGTCGAGGACGTCAACGAGCGCCTGGAGCGGATCCTGATCAAGGCGTACCACGACACCGCCGAGAAGCAGGCGGTGCTCGGCTGCACCATGCGCGAGGCGGCGTTCGCACTCGCCATCGGGCGCGTCCAGACCGCCGAGAAGTTGCGCGGCGCGCTGTAG